From the Lathyrus oleraceus cultivar Zhongwan6 chromosome 4, CAAS_Psat_ZW6_1.0, whole genome shotgun sequence genome, one window contains:
- the LOC127076530 gene encoding ER lumen protein-retaining receptor, with protein MGTKRDSPVNVLSQWLRKRSMKVKILLGTLLAFCALVVLKFTIKDSDFFFKASETIHIVGLIVLIYKLFAHKTCSGLSLKSQELTALFLTTRLGCSIYMESNIHTVLDLIFLLSTLLVIWLIRFKLKSSYIKEFDNMRLSFLAVPSTLLAILIHPYTKHIWIARVLWAFSVYLETISILPQLRHMQKAKIVETFTGYYVFALGVSRFFALAYWIIHTYDTRGKYLYFIGYGYLWMLAAFLSEIIQSFILADFCYYYMKSFMQGQLLRKMPV; from the exons ATGGGAACAAAGAGAGATTCTCCTGTGAATGTTTTGTCTCAATGGTTGAGGAAAAGATCAATGAAAGTGAAGATTCTTTTAGGGACATTGCTAGCTTTTTGTGCTTTGGTGGTTTTGAAGTTTACTATCAAAGATTCAGATTTTTTCTTCAAAGCTTCTGAAACTATTCATATTGTTGGCCTTATTGTTCTCATTTACAAGCTCTTTGCTCACAAGACTTGCTCCG GTTTATCCCTCAAGAGTCAAGAGCTGACAGCATTATTCCTAACAACAAGATTAGGTTGCAGTATTTACATGGAGTCTAACATCCACACTGTGCTGGATCTGATATTTCTCTTGTCAACATTACTTGTTATTTGGTTGATAAGATTCAAGTTGAAGTCGTCTTATATTAAGGAGTTTGACAACATGCGGTTATCCTTTCTG GCGGTGCCTTCGACACTTTTGGCGATATTAATACATCCATATACAAAGCATATCTGGATAGCTCGAGTCCTTTGGGCATTCTCTGTGTATTTGGAAACTATTTCAATTCTTCCTCAACTTCGTCATATGCAGAAAGCAAAG ATAGTTGAAACATTCACCGGATATTATGTATTTGCACTCGGTGTCTCGAGATTCTTTGCACTAGCTTATTGGATTATTCAC ACCTATGATACTCGAGGGAAATATCTATATTTCATCGGCTATGGTTATCTCTGGATGTTGGCAGCTTTTTTATCAGAGATCATTCAGTCTTTCATCTTGGCGGACTTTTGCTACTATTATATGAAGAG CTTCATGCAAGGGCAGCTCTTGAGGAAAATGCCGGTTTAA